A genomic window from Winogradskyella sp. J14-2 includes:
- the gap gene encoding type I glyceraldehyde-3-phosphate dehydrogenase, producing the protein MIKVAINGFGRIGRRVFRLALDHPKIKIVAINDISDAKTLGHLLKYDSIHGVLHKHVTYSANSIIIDGDAIPLFNEKHPKTINWKSTQPDIVVESTGKFKSKAELQHHITNGSKKVILSVPPTDDDIKTIVLGVNEDAIVGSESIISNASCTTNNAAPMIALIKEHFGIKQAYITTVHSYTTDQSLHDQPHKDLRRSRAAGQSIVPTTTGAAKALTKIFPDLSDVIGGCGIRVPVANGSLTDITINVETDTTIEEVNSIFKNASKGSLKNILEYTEDPIVSIDIVGNRHSCIFDSQMTSVIGNMMKIVGWYDNETGYSSRILDLICNLSDKKALLSNK; encoded by the coding sequence ATGATAAAGGTTGCCATAAATGGATTCGGTAGAATTGGCCGACGTGTATTTAGATTAGCATTAGACCATCCAAAAATAAAAATCGTTGCTATTAACGATATATCAGATGCCAAAACATTGGGTCACCTTCTTAAATACGACAGCATACATGGTGTGCTTCATAAACATGTTACCTACAGTGCTAATAGTATTATTATAGACGGTGATGCAATCCCTTTATTCAACGAAAAGCATCCTAAAACAATCAACTGGAAATCAACTCAACCCGATATAGTTGTTGAATCAACCGGAAAATTTAAATCCAAAGCAGAATTACAACACCATATTACTAATGGTTCAAAAAAAGTGATCTTGTCTGTTCCGCCTACGGATGATGACATCAAAACTATAGTTCTTGGTGTCAACGAAGACGCTATCGTAGGCTCAGAGTCTATTATATCAAATGCTTCTTGCACCACCAACAACGCAGCACCAATGATAGCTTTAATAAAAGAACATTTTGGTATAAAACAGGCTTATATTACAACGGTTCATTCATACACTACAGACCAAAGTCTGCACGACCAGCCACATAAAGACTTAAGACGCTCCAGAGCTGCAGGCCAATCTATTGTGCCAACAACAACAGGAGCTGCAAAGGCTCTGACAAAAATATTTCCTGATTTAAGCGATGTTATCGGAGGCTGTGGTATAAGAGTTCCTGTAGCAAACGGCTCACTAACTGACATAACTATTAATGTAGAAACTGATACTACTATAGAAGAAGTAAATTCTATATTTAAGAACGCTTCAAAAGGGTCATTAAAAAATATTTTAGAGTATACAGAAGATCCAATAGTTTCAATAGATATTGTAGGTAATAGACACTCTTGTATATTCGACTCTCAGATGACTTCCGTTATCGGAAACATGATGAAAATAGTGGGCTGGTACGATAATGAAACGGGCTATAGCTCGAGAATTTTAGATTTAATTTGCAATTTATCGGATAAAAAAGCACTTTTATCGAATAAATAA
- the lipA gene encoding lipoyl synthase — translation METKVASNILPERKPKWLRVKLPTGKKYTELRSLVDKYKLNTICTSGSCPNMGECWGEGTATFMILGNVCTRSCGFCGVKTGRPETVDWDEPEKVARSIKLMQIKHAVLTSVDRDDLKDMGSIMWAETVKAVRRMNPETTLETLIPDFQGIERHIDRIVEVAPEVVSHNIETVRRLTREVRIQAKYDRSMDVLKYLKQQGQRRTKSGIMLGLGEAREEVIETLHDLRENDVDVVTIGQYLQPTKKHLPVQRFINPDEFNEYKEIGLDLGFRHVESSALVRSSYKAQKHIN, via the coding sequence ATGGAAACAAAAGTAGCTTCAAATATATTACCAGAACGTAAGCCTAAATGGTTAAGAGTCAAATTACCAACAGGTAAAAAATATACAGAACTAAGAAGTTTAGTAGACAAGTACAAGTTAAATACTATTTGTACATCCGGAAGTTGCCCAAACATGGGAGAATGTTGGGGAGAAGGAACGGCTACATTTATGATATTAGGCAATGTCTGTACACGTTCTTGCGGATTTTGCGGTGTAAAAACTGGAAGACCAGAAACTGTTGATTGGGATGAGCCTGAAAAAGTAGCACGTTCTATAAAGCTTATGCAAATAAAGCATGCTGTTTTAACAAGTGTAGATAGAGACGATCTTAAAGATATGGGAAGCATCATGTGGGCAGAAACCGTAAAGGCTGTGAGACGAATGAACCCTGAAACCACCCTAGAAACATTAATTCCAGATTTTCAAGGTATAGAGCGTCATATTGATAGAATAGTTGAGGTGGCACCAGAGGTGGTATCACATAATATCGAGACTGTGAGACGATTAACGAGGGAAGTTCGTATTCAAGCAAAATATGACCGCAGTATGGATGTATTAAAATACCTAAAACAACAAGGACAACGTAGAACTAAGTCTGGAATAATGCTAGGTCTCGGAGAGGCAAGGGAAGAAGTTATTGAAACACTTCACGATCTTAGAGAAAACGATGTCGATGTTGTCACTATTGGTCAGTATCTTCAACCAACCAAAAAACATCTACCTGTACAACGATTTATCAATCCAGACGAGTTTAATGAATACAAAGAAATTGGTTTAGATCTTGGGTTTAGGCACGTAGAAAGTAGCGCATTAGTGAGATCTTCTTACAAGGCACAGAAACATATTAATTAA
- the nqrF gene encoding NADH:ubiquinone reductase (Na(+)-transporting) subunit F produces MILAANTIGTVVATVGAFLLVTLLLVALLLFVKQKLSPSGPVKILINGEKEIEVASGGTLLSTLGSNKVFLPSACGGGGTCIQCECHVLSGGGEALPTETPHFSRKELQHGARLACQVKVKQDMEITIPEEVFGIKKWEATVVRNYNVASFIKEFVVEIPEDMNYKAGGYIQIEIPPCEIKYSDIDITAHPEEHDTPDKFQAEWDKFGLWPLVMKNTETVERAYSMASYPAEGREIMLNVRIATPPWDRAKNQWMNVNPGVASSYIFAQKPGDKVVISGPYGEFFINESESEMLYVGGGAGMAPMRSHLYHLFKTLKTGRKVTYWYGGRSKRELFYIEHFRELEKDFPNFKFYMALSEPLEEDNWKVKKDINDEEGDGFVGFIHNCVIDNYLNHHEAPEDIELYFCGPPLMNQAVQKMGEDFGIPDEHIRFDDFGG; encoded by the coding sequence ATGATATTAGCCGCAAATACAATCGGAACTGTAGTAGCAACAGTTGGAGCCTTTTTATTAGTGACGCTATTACTAGTAGCACTATTATTATTTGTAAAACAAAAATTATCGCCTTCTGGACCAGTAAAAATCCTAATTAATGGCGAAAAAGAGATTGAAGTGGCCTCAGGTGGTACCCTACTATCAACATTAGGAAGTAATAAAGTATTCTTACCGTCTGCATGTGGTGGTGGTGGAACATGCATTCAGTGCGAATGTCACGTACTATCTGGCGGAGGAGAAGCTTTACCTACTGAAACACCTCACTTCTCAAGAAAGGAACTTCAGCATGGTGCTCGTTTAGCATGTCAGGTAAAAGTCAAACAAGACATGGAAATTACTATTCCCGAAGAAGTATTTGGTATTAAAAAATGGGAAGCAACCGTTGTTCGTAACTATAATGTTGCGTCTTTTATTAAAGAGTTTGTTGTTGAAATACCTGAAGATATGAATTACAAAGCAGGAGGTTACATTCAGATTGAAATACCACCATGCGAAATTAAATATTCTGATATAGATATTACCGCACACCCAGAAGAGCATGATACACCAGATAAGTTTCAAGCAGAATGGGATAAGTTTGGTCTTTGGCCATTAGTAATGAAAAACACAGAAACTGTAGAGCGTGCATACTCCATGGCTTCTTACCCGGCGGAAGGTAGAGAGATTATGCTTAACGTACGTATTGCTACTCCACCATGGGATCGCGCAAAAAACCAATGGATGAATGTAAACCCAGGTGTAGCATCATCATACATTTTTGCTCAAAAGCCAGGTGATAAAGTAGTAATATCTGGTCCCTATGGCGAATTTTTTATCAATGAGTCAGAGAGTGAAATGCTTTATGTTGGCGGAGGTGCAGGTATGGCACCTATGCGTTCGCACCTATATCACTTATTCAAAACCTTAAAAACAGGTCGTAAAGTAACATACTGGTATGGTGGACGCTCAAAGAGAGAGTTATTTTACATTGAGCACTTTAGAGAATTAGAGAAAGATTTTCCTAATTTTAAATTCTATATGGCATTATCAGAACCGTTAGAAGAAGATAATTGGAAAGTGAAAAAAGATATTAATGATGAAGAAGGGGATGGTTTTGTAGGATTTATACATAACTGTGTTATTGATAATTATCTAAACCATCATGAAGCGCCAGAAGATATAGAATTGTACTTCTGTGGCCCACCGTTAATGAATCAAGCTGTTCAGAAGATGGGAGAAGATTTTGGTATCCCAGACGAGCATATACGATTCGATGACTTTGGTGGATAA
- the nqrE gene encoding NADH:ubiquinone reductase (Na(+)-transporting) subunit E yields the protein MEHVELFFKSIFIDNMVFATFLGMCSYLAVSKKVSTAVGLGAAVIFVLAITVPLNWLLDQYILQPGALSWLGAEYASYDLSFLSFIMFIATIATMVQLVEIIVEKFSPSLYNSLGIFLPLIAVNCAILGGSLFMQSREIATLGLALNYGVGSGIGWFLAILAIAAIREKIRYSNVPAPLRGLGITFIITGLMAIGFMSFGGMLTGGDDEGKTEDKSAAIERIQEDVEQQETKPESDLELAENINK from the coding sequence ATGGAACACGTAGAATTATTTTTTAAATCAATATTTATAGATAATATGGTATTTGCAACATTCTTAGGAATGTGCTCATACCTAGCGGTATCTAAGAAAGTATCAACAGCTGTTGGTCTTGGTGCTGCTGTAATATTCGTATTAGCGATTACAGTGCCCTTAAACTGGTTATTAGATCAGTATATTTTACAACCAGGCGCCTTATCTTGGTTAGGTGCTGAGTATGCAAGCTACGATTTAAGTTTCTTATCATTTATTATGTTTATCGCTACCATAGCAACTATGGTGCAGTTGGTAGAAATTATAGTAGAGAAATTTTCACCTTCCTTATACAACTCTTTAGGTATATTTTTACCATTAATTGCTGTAAACTGTGCAATTTTAGGTGGATCTTTATTTATGCAATCCCGTGAAATTGCAACCCTAGGTCTGGCACTAAACTACGGTGTTGGTTCTGGTATAGGTTGGTTCTTAGCCATTTTAGCTATTGCAGCAATCCGAGAAAAAATAAGATACAGCAACGTGCCAGCGCCGTTGAGAGGGCTTGGTATCACTTTTATAATTACAGGATTAATGGCAATCGGCTTTATGAGTTTTGGTGGAATGCTAACAGGTGGAGATGATGAAGGAAAAACTGAAGACAAATCCGCTGCAATAGAAAGAATTCAAGAAGATGTTGAACAACAAGAGACTAAGCCTGAGTCTGATTTAGAATTAGCTGAAAATATAAATAAGTAA
- a CDS encoding NADH:ubiquinone reductase (Na(+)-transporting) subunit D translates to MAKDSRLILDPLTDNNPITIQVLGICSALAITAELEASIVMSISVLFVMGVGNVVISLMRNIIPSKIRIIAQLIVVATLVIIVDLVLKAFAYELSKTLSVFVGLIITNCIIMGRFEAFALGNGPYRSFLDGIGNALGYGIILIIVGFFRELLGSGTLLGIPVLGDPIEKTGLYALGYENNGFMLLSPMALIVVGIIIWVQRTRNKALIED, encoded by the coding sequence ATGGCAAAAGATAGCAGATTAATATTAGACCCACTAACAGATAATAATCCAATTACTATTCAGGTATTAGGTATTTGTTCAGCACTTGCAATTACTGCTGAGTTAGAAGCATCTATCGTAATGTCTATTTCGGTGTTGTTTGTAATGGGTGTAGGAAACGTTGTCATCTCTTTGATGAGAAACATTATTCCTTCAAAAATTAGAATTATAGCACAGCTTATTGTTGTAGCGACACTTGTAATCATAGTAGATTTGGTTTTAAAGGCTTTTGCTTACGAACTAAGTAAAACGTTATCTGTATTCGTTGGACTAATCATTACTAACTGTATCATTATGGGGCGTTTTGAGGCTTTTGCTTTGGGTAATGGACCGTATAGGTCATTTCTAGACGGTATTGGTAATGCGTTAGGCTATGGGATTATATTAATAATTGTAGGATTCTTCAGAGAGCTTTTAGGTTCGGGAACGCTACTAGGAATTCCTGTGTTAGGGGATCCAATAGAAAAAACCGGTTTATACGCCTTAGGATATGAGAATAACGGTTTTATGCTGTTATCACCAATGGCTCTAATTGTAGTTGGAATTATTATTTGGGTGCAACGAACAAGAAACAAAGCATTAATAGAAGATTAA
- a CDS encoding Na(+)-translocating NADH-quinone reductase subunit C — translation MENKTDKNSYTIIFAIGMVIVVGALLAYLASTLKPKITENQRLEKQQNILYAMGINENDETSAVFISTDKAPEAFDNNVTDQIVITVDANGKVIKTQNRDEYFKETNQEPYLIDVKKQQASVKAGGNRKLPLFVGKNPEGKKVYVAPIYGKGLWDAIWGYVAMDEDMIVRGAYFDHKGETPGLGANIKQRYFMDDFYGEHLLTKNGAFKGITVAKGNADPKNNDKTDNEVDAIAGATITGDGVTAMIKKDLKLYLPYFNSLKGK, via the coding sequence ATGGAAAATAAAACAGATAAAAATTCTTACACCATCATATTTGCCATCGGAATGGTAATCGTAGTTGGTGCTTTGTTAGCATACCTAGCCTCGACGCTTAAACCAAAAATCACAGAAAACCAAAGGTTAGAAAAGCAGCAGAATATTCTCTATGCTATGGGCATAAATGAAAACGACGAAACAAGTGCAGTATTCATCTCTACCGACAAAGCTCCTGAGGCTTTTGATAACAATGTCACTGATCAAATTGTTATTACTGTGGATGCTAATGGTAAAGTAATTAAAACTCAGAATAGAGACGAGTATTTTAAGGAGACGAACCAAGAACCTTATCTTATAGACGTTAAGAAGCAGCAAGCAAGTGTAAAAGCTGGAGGAAATAGAAAGCTTCCCTTATTTGTGGGTAAGAACCCAGAAGGTAAAAAAGTCTATGTTGCGCCAATCTATGGTAAAGGACTTTGGGATGCTATTTGGGGTTATGTAGCGATGGACGAGGATATGATTGTTAGAGGTGCCTATTTTGATCATAAAGGGGAAACACCAGGTCTTGGCGCTAACATAAAGCAGCGTTATTTTATGGACGACTTTTACGGTGAGCATCTGCTAACTAAAAATGGAGCCTTTAAAGGAATAACAGTAGCAAAGGGTAATGCAGATCCAAAGAATAACGATAAAACAGACAATGAGGTAGACGCTATTGCTGGTGCAACAATTACGGGTGACGGTGTAACAGCAATGATTAAGAAAGATTTAAAATTATACTTACCTTACTTTAATTCATTAAAAGGAAAATAA
- a CDS encoding NADH:ubiquinone reductase (Na(+)-transporting) subunit B: MGLKQNLHNFKEKNKDKKWLPGFNALFTFLYMPNETTHNGTHIKAADDLKRTMNTVIMALVPCLIFGMFNAGYQHYLAQGLIESADGFLGASFWTWDNFVIGLWQVLPLVVVSYGVGLAVEFVFAIIKGHEVEEGYLVTGMLVPLIVPVDIPLWMLAVAVIFGVIIGKEVFGGTGMNILNPALTIRAFLFFAYPTWMSGDKVWVHGAVERDQAIANGANLDAISGETLLGYYAKSGQELTVAGTDTVTTYGARAEELYSYADMFWGIIPGSVGETSKFLIIVGALFLIFTKIGSWRIMLSTVIGALVMGLIFNGVVDAGWIGETSKFYGLMSVPFWQHLIIGSILFGAVYMATDPVTASQTNKGKWIYGFLIGFISIMIRVFNPAYPEGVFLAILLMNVFAPTIDHYVVQANVKKRMKRLKAKVA, translated from the coding sequence ATGGGTTTAAAACAAAATTTACACAATTTTAAAGAGAAAAATAAAGATAAAAAGTGGCTTCCAGGATTTAATGCCCTTTTTACTTTTTTGTACATGCCAAACGAGACTACACATAATGGTACTCATATAAAAGCGGCAGATGATCTTAAGCGTACCATGAATACGGTAATAATGGCTTTAGTGCCATGTTTAATTTTTGGGATGTTTAATGCTGGTTACCAGCATTACCTAGCACAGGGCTTAATAGAATCTGCAGACGGGTTTTTAGGTGCATCTTTCTGGACATGGGACAATTTTGTTATTGGTCTATGGCAAGTTTTACCATTGGTAGTGGTATCGTACGGTGTTGGCTTAGCTGTAGAATTTGTATTTGCTATTATCAAAGGGCACGAAGTAGAAGAAGGTTATTTGGTAACAGGAATGTTAGTACCATTAATTGTACCGGTAGACATTCCATTGTGGATGTTAGCGGTAGCTGTAATCTTTGGTGTAATCATTGGCAAAGAAGTATTTGGTGGCACGGGAATGAATATTCTTAATCCCGCGTTAACTATCAGAGCATTTTTATTTTTTGCTTATCCAACTTGGATGTCTGGAGATAAAGTATGGGTCCATGGCGCTGTAGAACGTGATCAAGCCATTGCAAATGGCGCTAATTTAGATGCGATCTCTGGCGAAACTTTGTTAGGGTATTATGCTAAATCCGGACAAGAGTTAACTGTAGCAGGGACAGATACAGTAACCACTTATGGTGCTAGAGCAGAAGAATTATACTCTTATGCAGATATGTTCTGGGGTATTATACCTGGTTCAGTAGGTGAGACTTCAAAGTTCTTAATTATCGTTGGTGCTCTATTTTTAATTTTTACTAAAATAGGAAGTTGGAGAATAATGCTAAGTACAGTAATTGGTGCATTAGTTATGGGATTAATTTTTAATGGGGTTGTCGATGCTGGTTGGATTGGCGAAACAAGTAAATTCTACGGACTAATGAGTGTTCCATTTTGGCAACACCTTATCATTGGAAGTATATTGTTTGGTGCCGTTTACATGGCTACTGATCCTGTAACCGCATCACAAACAAATAAAGGAAAATGGATATATGGTTTTTTAATCGGATTTATTTCAATTATGATACGTGTCTTTAATCCGGCTTATCCTGAAGGTGTATTCTTAGCGATTTTGTTAATGAATGTATTTGCGCCTACCATAGACCACTATGTAGTTCAGGCCAATGTTAAAAAACGAATGAAACGATTAAAAGCGAAAGTTGCATAA
- a CDS encoding Na(+)-translocating NADH-quinone reductase subunit A: MSKDIRIKKGLDIKLVGEAEKTIENAIVSNFYYIRPEDFHSIIPKLVAKEGTRVKAGETLFYNKDMEDMKFVSPVSGEITEIQRGARRRIDAIKITADKEQSYVDHGKFDMSSDADKLKAHLLASGCWAFIKQRPYDVVAKANSIPKGIFISGYASAPLAADLDYTLAGKEAELQAAVTALSKLTEGSVHVAIGSSDSPLAGLDNVTTHKVSGPHPSGNVGTLINKVDPINKGEVVWTVNAQDLVIIGELLLTGRFNAERIVALTGSSVKKPRYFRTKIGSEVATMVYDNGVDKDGNDRIISGNVLTGKKVAPDGALDYYSNAITVIPEGDDYEFFGWNKPVFNKISTSRALTFSWLNPKKKYNLNTNTNGEHRAFVVTGSYEEVFPLDIYPMQILKACMYNDLDEMEALGMYEVAPEDFALTEFICVSKQPHQKIIREGLDLMLKEIG; the protein is encoded by the coding sequence ATGTCAAAGGACATCAGAATAAAAAAAGGTTTAGATATAAAACTAGTCGGCGAAGCTGAGAAAACAATCGAAAATGCTATTGTTAGTAATTTTTATTATATCAGACCAGAAGATTTCCACAGTATTATTCCAAAACTTGTTGCTAAAGAAGGTACACGTGTAAAAGCGGGTGAAACGCTGTTTTACAACAAGGACATGGAGGATATGAAGTTTGTTTCACCTGTTTCGGGCGAGATAACTGAAATACAACGTGGTGCAAGACGTCGTATCGACGCAATAAAAATTACTGCAGACAAAGAACAATCTTATGTAGATCACGGTAAGTTTGATATGTCATCTGATGCAGATAAACTAAAAGCACATCTACTGGCATCTGGTTGTTGGGCTTTTATTAAGCAACGTCCATACGATGTTGTGGCAAAAGCTAATAGCATTCCAAAAGGAATTTTCATTTCAGGGTATGCTAGTGCGCCTTTAGCTGCTGATTTAGATTATACCTTAGCAGGCAAAGAAGCAGAATTGCAAGCTGCTGTTACTGCACTTTCCAAACTTACTGAAGGGAGTGTTCATGTTGCTATAGGAAGTTCTGATTCTCCATTAGCAGGATTAGATAATGTAACTACTCATAAAGTTTCTGGACCACATCCTTCAGGTAATGTTGGTACTTTAATTAATAAAGTAGACCCAATCAACAAAGGTGAAGTAGTATGGACTGTTAATGCCCAAGATTTAGTAATTATCGGCGAGTTATTATTAACAGGGAGATTTAATGCAGAACGTATTGTTGCTCTTACAGGTTCTTCTGTTAAGAAACCAAGATATTTTAGAACAAAAATTGGTTCTGAAGTTGCTACTATGGTCTATGACAATGGTGTAGACAAAGATGGTAACGACAGGATTATTTCAGGAAATGTATTAACAGGAAAAAAAGTAGCACCAGATGGAGCTTTAGATTATTACAGTAATGCCATTACTGTGATACCAGAAGGTGATGACTATGAATTCTTTGGGTGGAATAAGCCAGTATTCAATAAGATTTCTACATCTAGAGCTTTAACTTTTTCATGGTTAAACCCTAAGAAAAAGTACAACCTCAATACTAACACAAACGGTGAGCATCGTGCTTTTGTGGTTACAGGTAGCTACGAAGAGGTATTTCCTTTGGATATTTACCCAATGCAAATATTAAAAGCATGTATGTATAATGACTTAGATGAAATGGAAGCTCTAGGCATGTACGAAGTAGCACCGGAAGACTTTGCGTTGACAGAATTTATTTGTGTGTCTAAACAACCACATCAAAAAATAATAAGAGAAGGATTAGACTTAATGCTTAAAGAGATAGGATAA
- a CDS encoding DUF5103 domain-containing protein: MTTKNFYFILYFLVIPITLFSQVEEVSPPDFIKTITFKSNTTQGQLPVLKLGEPLILEFDALNANEEDFYYIIEHFNFDWTPSILAKAEYLRGLDNQRILEYYNSFNTYQVYSHYKLQIPNIQTRGLLKSGNYMISIYDEYDELMFSRKFMIYEDLVNVGVRVKRSRDVTVIDEKQSVDLTISTNSINFNNPLETIKTVIIQNNNLNTSISDLKPQYTLGNELIYRYDTESAFWGGNEYLWFENKDVRTSNVGVQFIDLKDIYQSYLYTNIPRAGRPYTYNPDLNGVFQVTAADRLDTDIEADYTMVHFSLAQEKLIGKDIHVYGNFNAFAIEPLTKLEYNAEKGEYQTSFRLKQGFYNYKYVVVDSTTGELDEGAISGDYWQTENNYKVLVYYRDLGARFDRLIGYGEATSVDISN, from the coding sequence ATGACAACAAAGAATTTTTATTTTATTTTATATTTTTTAGTAATACCAATTACTTTATTTTCTCAGGTAGAAGAGGTAAGCCCACCAGATTTTATAAAAACCATAACCTTTAAAAGCAACACTACACAAGGTCAGTTACCGGTTTTAAAACTAGGCGAACCTTTAATCTTAGAATTCGATGCACTTAACGCCAATGAAGAGGACTTTTATTACATTATAGAACACTTTAATTTTGACTGGACACCTTCTATTCTTGCCAAAGCTGAATACCTGAGAGGGTTAGATAATCAGCGTATATTAGAATATTACAATTCTTTCAACACTTACCAAGTTTACTCTCATTACAAGTTACAGATACCAAATATTCAGACAAGAGGGCTATTGAAAAGTGGTAATTACATGATTTCTATATATGACGAATATGATGAACTGATGTTCAGCAGGAAATTTATGATTTACGAAGATTTGGTTAACGTTGGTGTTAGAGTAAAACGCTCAAGGGATGTTACAGTCATTGATGAAAAACAATCGGTTGACCTTACCATTTCAACAAATAGCATTAATTTTAACAATCCGCTCGAAACGATTAAAACGGTTATTATTCAAAACAACAACCTTAACACGTCAATATCAGATTTAAAACCACAATACACATTGGGTAACGAACTTATTTACCGTTACGATACAGAGTCTGCTTTTTGGGGTGGCAATGAGTATTTATGGTTTGAAAATAAAGACGTTAGAACCTCTAACGTTGGTGTACAGTTTATTGATTTAAAAGATATTTACCAAAGCTATTTATACACAAATATTCCCAGAGCAGGAAGACCTTACACTTACAACCCTGATCTTAATGGTGTTTTTCAGGTAACGGCAGCTGACAGATTAGACACCGATATTGAAGCCGACTACACTATGGTTCATTTTTCTCTCGCCCAAGAAAAACTTATAGGTAAGGATATACATGTTTATGGAAACTTTAATGCCTTTGCCATTGAGCCTTTAACCAAATTAGAATACAATGCCGAAAAAGGTGAGTACCAAACTAGTTTTAGACTAAAACAGGGATTTTATAATTACAAATACGTTGTGGTAGATAGCACAACTGGTGAGCTAGATGAGGGCGCTATTAGTGGCGATTATTGGCAAACCGAAAACAACTACAAAGTTTTAGTCTATTACAGAGATCTAGGCGCTCGGTTTGATAGACTTATTGGTTATGGCGAAGCTACCTCTGTAGATATTTCAAACTAA
- a CDS encoding cysteine dioxygenase yields the protein MKTQALINTLINLLTESSKKDYTNILLNFNFQDIDFSEIEHWKPHDYTRNCFYKDKNFELILICWDKGQKTAIHNHNGEECWVYLLEGELEEDFYELDDSGQLEYKSSQILRPNEITKSEGHDVFHSLGNSTKSRAISLHVYAKPIAQSLTFDDALGKLVDKKLSYDTYKGVVSSEVI from the coding sequence TTGAAAACACAAGCACTCATTAATACACTCATTAACTTACTGACGGAGTCTTCTAAAAAAGATTACACAAACATTCTCTTAAATTTTAATTTTCAGGATATAGACTTTTCGGAAATAGAACATTGGAAACCCCATGATTATACAAGAAACTGTTTTTATAAGGATAAAAATTTTGAGCTGATTTTAATTTGTTGGGATAAGGGACAAAAAACGGCTATTCATAATCATAATGGTGAAGAATGTTGGGTATATCTCTTAGAAGGTGAGTTAGAAGAGGATTTTTATGAGTTGGATGATTCTGGGCAATTAGAATATAAATCATCTCAGATTTTAAGGCCAAATGAAATCACTAAATCTGAAGGGCATGATGTATTTCATAGTTTAGGAAATAGTACTAAAAGTAGAGCAATAAGTCTTCATGTGTACGCAAAGCCAATAGCGCAAAGTCTTACTTTTGATGATGCTTTAGGAAAGTTGGTTGATAAAAAATTGAGTTACGACACCTATAAAGGTGTTGTGTCTTCTGAGGTAATTTAG